Below is a window of Saccopteryx bilineata isolate mSacBil1 chromosome 11, mSacBil1_pri_phased_curated, whole genome shotgun sequence DNA.
tacaaaagtgggtggtaggtatagaaaggttgactacccctgttctagaggaaaCACAGACAATGGATaatcagagacagggacaaacaaaAGTGTTTGCAATTCAGAgttctaaaaagaaacaaagggggaggtggagaaggagggcTTGCGTAAGAGTGTACGGAATCAGAAGGCCAGCTAAAACTTCCCCGAGGATTCAAACACTAGCATGGTCTCTGGGGCTGGGAGTAGCTTGGCCTATTGGAGAAACTGGAAAAAAGATGGGGGCTCTGAAAGAGTACAGTGACAACGAAGAGGCGTGTATTCAGGGGCATACCAACAAGGCCATCAGAGGAATGGGGAGTACGGGGAAGGGCATAATTAGATCTGCATTTCTGGGAGATCACAGACGAGGGTGGTGTCACTGTGACGCCGGGCTTGGGTTGGGGCGGCTGGGCGCAGCACGCAGAAGGATTCCAGAGAAGGCGCGCGTGCAGGCGAGGCACGGCCAGAAGTGGGGCTGTGAGCTTCATCAGGAAAGGGAGCTGcaggtggaggcagggaggcggGCGTCGGGAAGGCCTCTGCAGGCACGGTCTGCAGCAGCTCGCAGCCGGCTGAGCTTCCCCAGAAAGGTGTTCAAGCCAGACGTCAGGAACCACGCGTTCCAACAGCGCCTCTCCATTCCCGGCTGCGCAGTCCCGGGCTCTTCGAGCCTGTTTCCTCACCAGTGGGTGAGAAGGCTGGCGGCTAGTTACCACCCCCACTACCCGGACGAAAGAGGATTGCTGTAAGACGGGCTACCGGGTCCACCGGCGCAGAAACAAACCACAACTCCGAGCCCGGGAGTCTGCCCAGGTAACCGGGGGCGAAGTGGGCGTGCCCCTCGTCACGCAGCCCGGTCATCACACGCCCCGCCCCGCGGCGCACACGCACGCGCTCGCGCACGCGCAGCTCTGGGCCGCGCTGCGAGCCGCCCTTTGGCGCCGACTTGCCGCGGCGGCCGCACGGCGTCGCGCACGCCTGGGCGGGGCCGAGGGAGCTTCCTCGGATCCGCGGCTTCGACGCCGCAGCTGGGTCCAAGATGGATCTCCCGGCACTGCTTGGCGGTCCCACCCCGCGCGGAGCCCAGCAAAGCGGCGACGGCGGTCCCGGTCCACTTCGCCGAGGTCCGGGGCCGCCGCCAAGCCCGGGCCCCGCGCGACGCCGCCTCCTGCTGGTGCGGAATCCCGAAGATGGCGGGTCGGGGCCGTGGCGAGGGGAGgcccgggcggcggcggcggcagcggcaggCCCCGAGCCGAACCCGCCGCCTTTCGAGGACGGCGGCGACTCCTTCGTGGTGCTGCTGGAAGTGCCGCGCGGCGCCGCGGCCGAGGCCTCCGGGCCACGGGAGGCTGTGTCCGGCGCCGGCGCGACTCCAGCCGGCCGCCCGGAGCAGAGCTCCCGCGGCGCGGCCGCCGCCCCCGGGCCCGGCGCTGCCCTCGCGGACACCGTGACCATCAGCAGCCAGGACTTGCTCGTGCGCTTCGACCACGGCGTCTTCACGCTGGCCGCCGcgcagccgccgccgcctcccGGCCCGCCGCCCCGGGTCCCGCCCGCGCAGCCCGGCGAGGAGGCCGCGAGCCCGGCCGAGGGCCGCcgcgggcccccaggccctggcgcGCTCGGCTACCGGTGCCCGGAGCCGCATTGCGCGCTGTCCTTCGCTAAGAAGCACCAGCTGAAGGTGCACCTGCTGACGCACGGCAGCAGCCAGAGCCGGCGGCCCTTCAAGTGCCCCCTGGACGGCTGCGGCTGGGCCTTCACCACCTCCTATAAGCTCAAGCGGCACCTGCAGTCGCACGACAAGCTGCGGCCTTTCGGCTGCCCGGTGGATGGCTGCGGCAAGAAGTTCACCACCGTGTACAACCTCAAAGCGCACATGAAGGGCCACGAGCAGGAGAACTTGTTCAAGTGCGAGGTGTGCGCGGAGCGCTTCCCCACGCAGGCCAAGCTCAGCTCCCACCAGCGCAGCCACTTTGAGCCCGAGCGGCCCTACAAGTGTGATTTTCCCGGTAACCCAGGGGCTGCGGGCGGGCTGCGGGGGGTGGGGCTTCTGGGCCCCCGGCCCAAAATCGGTAGCTCAGGGTGGGTGCGGTGGCGCCCTGCCTCCGGCTGCTGGGGTGGGCAGGGTTTAAACTCGGTGGGCCGAGCATGAGGGGCGGGAACGGAAGCGCTCCGGTGTTTGGGGTTTGTGTTCCGTGGGTACCTGAACCCTGCACTGCTGTGGGATTTCTACACCGAGGGAGCGGAGGTGATCACAGCTGCCCTTACCCACAGTGGAGGCCGCAGATCTCTCTGAAGTTGCTTCTggttaatgaaagaaagaatgtaTTTTCCCAGAGACTTGCTAtgagaggctttattttctttggCCTCATCATTTAGAAATATTCACTCCTCGGATAGTATGGGGCACACACTCGGGGCAGAAGGAAAACAGATGAGTGACCAGATGTAAAAGCTTAAAATAGGGTAGGACAGATTTTTTGTGTCTTTGGATACTTTTCTGTGGATTTCACAGTTTTATGAAGTTCCtaaaattatcctcattttactgatgaagtAAATGAGGCCGAGCATTGTGGAAGAAAATCCAGTCGTGTTCTTTCTCCACAGAGATGATCTGCAGCAGTGGGGAAAAAAGACTTCAGCCCAGCGAACTCTTTACCAGGATAGGAGGGTTTAGGTGAGAGACAGTGCCTCCAGGGAGTTAGAGAAGACCCTCCCTGGGAAGGAGTTGGCTTGGAGAAGTAGGGTAGGAGGCATGGCTGGTGGTTAAAGCTGCAGATCCGAGGCAGGAGTATGGGCTGCAGGGGGCCAAGCAGAAGGTAAAGGACCTCCCATAGCCGGTTCTTTAAAACCAAAAGGCACGCGTGCCCCAAGCACGACCCTTACGTGTTCGTTGGCATCTTACATACAGTCAGTGCTCTCCTAATGTATATGttgtaaaacaggggtccccaaactacggcccgcgggccgcatgcggcccccaccgcacttccagaaggggcacctctttcattggtggtcagtgagaggagcatagttcccattgaaattctggtcagtttgttgatttaaatttacttgttctttattttaaatattgtatttgttctcattttgtttttttactttaaaataagatatgtgcagtgtgcatagggatttgttcatagtttttttttatagtccggccctccaacggtctgagggacagtgaactggccccctgtgtaaaaagtttggggacccctgttgtaaaatATACTCAAGTCTAGGGTTTTGAAAGaatgaagtgaaaaatacaaaCAGGTTCTAGTGTTTTCTTCCCACATGCTGTGAATTGTTTTGTGTGCTCTTTTTCATGGAGAACATGGCTCTAAGCCACTGATTGGAAACCTTTTTCAGTCATACACTCTGGGACTCTTGGCAGTGGTTTTAAGATTGCTTTAAGTAAAGTGCACAGAGAGCATGTCTCTGAGTATAATACTAGGAAAATCAGGGACCCAGCCAGCATCAGGGCATGAGGTCTTCCTAAGGGTTTTGTGCTAGATGACCAGTGGCGTGTCCGTGTTCAAGATGGGTAAAAGCAGGAGAGGAATTAGTGAAGCCCCCAGAAATGTTCCAGATGTGAGTGTCTGGAGGACTGATCTAGACAGTGGCAGTGGGAATGGCGAGGCGACTCCAGGTGCAGAGGCAAAGTCAAAGGGCTGGGTTGCCGAGGAGGAGTGGTGGTGGTGGATTGTCCTCGTGTAGGCAGAGATTCAGCATGCTCAGATTTACCTGACCAAGTGTATCACCGCACCAAAGCCCCAAACAGGGAAATGTGGGGTTGGGGCGTGGAGTGGATTTATGGCAAAGAGGTTGATTTTCCCAGTTCATTGTTGCCAAGAAGAACAGGGTTCCTTGGGCCAATATTTTTAAGTGGTGTTGTGCATTTTTTTCTGTTGGGTAGTTTACAGGCACTGTGGTAGCTAGCATGTTAAAGGTTTTGGGAAGAGCTGCAGTGAAGATACCTGATAAGCATCTTATATCTGGCTATTTTCCACCCTCTTTGAGCTCTGAATGTTTTTGTTAAAAGAGAACTATTGGTGGAAAGTCTGGGAATTGCACCTTTAGCTGGTGGCTCAACTGGGAGCTGAAGATGGAGGTGATGAAAAGACAGTGTGATTGAAGATGACCCTAGTAACCTTTGACAGAGCAGGGAGCCCTGATGAAATGggcaaaaggaaaaagagaagcaagGTGGCAGAGGTGGGGGCTACCAGTTGCTGAGGATGTCAGGGAGGACATTTATGATGAAGAGCAGCCGTAGTcaccctggtccctaccgcccactagggggcgctccagctttcatgttgGGCGGTaccagagcaaccaaagtataatataaataaaaagatagatttaactatagtaagttgtttcataaagatttattctgccaaacttagtgaaaaatctgacataaagtacttggtaagtaattattattatatgctataacttgctgtaactctgctttataaattttataaagtaaagttacttccctactttataaatcaccattactgtggaactgatgggcggttagaaaattttactactaagatacaaaagtgggcgggaggtataaaaaggttgactccccctgatGTAGAGGATGGAGCATTACCCCAAGAGATTAAAAAGTCTTGGCTGTTATGATGGTCTGTGGTCCTTCCAACCTCAACACTAACAGAGAACATCTTGTTCCTTAGTATCTAATTTCTCTCATTGTATTTTCTTGGGTCTCACACCTGCAGCATTGACATTTGAGTTCACAAAATGTATGCAAGATTTGTGCCACAGAAGTGGGAGCAGATGTCTGTGATTGAAGACTTTCCCTTGATCAGGTCCTTTCTTAGTCACATTAAAACAGGTGACTTGCATGTGACAGTTGGCCGCCCTTAGCCACCCTTGCTGTAGCTATTACAAATGTCAGTGGTCATGTCTTTGCAGAGGTGCTTCGGACTCGTTTTCTTTCTTGTCCTCCTCAGTGCCAGCAGTGTGAGCGGTGGCTAGGGCAGCTGAGTTCTGTGATTTATGCCACACCAGTGAGCAGGTTTGTGTTTTCTCTGTTCAGGCTGTGAGAAGACCTTTATCACGGTGAGTGCCCTGTTTTCTCATAACCGTGCCCACTTCAGAGAGCAGGAGCTcttttcctgctcctttcctGGCTGCAACAAACAGTATGACAAAGCCTGCCGCCTGAAAATTCACCTAAGGAGTCATACAGGTAATGAGCTAGAGACTGCAGTGTCCCTGGGATCCAAGATTTTTAGTAACTCACATTTATAATGATGTGGTgtaattttttctcttctaagGTGAAAGACCTTTTATTTGTGACTCTGACAGTTGTGGCTGGACCTTTACCAGCATGTCTAAACTCCTGAGACACAAAAGGTAATCTACAAATTGGTTGAATTATAATATAAGTTTTGGAAATGAATGGTTTCTTAGTAACAAGCCTCTGGATAAAAtgtctgtagatttttttaagttataagaaaagccaaatgggccctggctgttggctcagtggtagagcgtcggcctggcgtgcagaagtcccgggttcgattcccggccagggcacacaggagaagcgcccatctgcttctccacccctccccctctccttcttctctgcctctctcttcccctcccgcagccgaggctccattggagcaaagatggcccgggcgctggggatggctccttggcctctgccccaggcgctaaagtggctctggtcgcaacagagcatcgccccctggtgggcagagcgtcgcccctggtgggcgtgccgggtggatcccggtcgggcacatgcgggagtctgtctgtctctccccgtttccagcttcagaaaaatacaaagaaaaaaaaagaaaagccaaatgtAGGTAATTTGGAAAATTTagaaagctaaaagaaaaaaacagttgagAATTTGATCGTCTGAAGTCATTATTTTGGATATATACTTGTTTTTAAGtttaattgagccctggccggatacttGGTTGGGTGGTGTACTGTCTGGACAtgcaggttgctggtttgatcctggtcagggcacatacaggaacagctctaaaaaaattttttaaattgataccCTTTATATACAATTCAGTATTTTCAAGAAAGTTAACATGTGGAATAAACTTTCCTTATGTCAATACAGACTTTCCACGGTGGTGACAGCCGTGGAGGGCTGAGCCTCCAGAGGTGATGCTCAGTGTGTGTGCATCTTACTGACTCTTGACAACAAGCCTGCTGTTCTTACTCTTCCTGTTTGACATTGAGACTCAAGAGTTGAGTGCTTTGTCCACGGTTGCACAGCTGGGTTTTGAGggatttaacttaaaaaatgttcCTCAGGAACAGACAGTGTTTTTGTGGGGGCTTTAGAAAGTCCTTCTAGCATGGCAGTGGATTTTCTGTGCACACCTCTCGTTGCGCTCTGTGGGTTTGAAAGCTTGCTTACTGTCCGGATTCCTACACAGTGGGAGTAGCTTTATCAGTGCATTGGGACTCAGCTGTTTCTAGATTGACCAGCACTGACTGTTCTGTGTCTGGAGTCCACTGTGTCATTGAAGTAGAATTTGCAGATACCGGGTGGTTAAACTGGACATCTGCCATTAGGCTGGAGACACAGTTAAGATTTCCTGAAATATacagattatttttttacatgcagAGAGTTGGGAGGTGCCTCCAGGTTGTGTTGAGTAATCGGTGTCATGGTTTTCTGTTCTGGCAGGAAACATGATGATGACCGGAGGTTCACCTGCCCCGTGGAGGGCTGTGGGAAGTCATTCACGCGGGCGGAGCATCTGAAAGGCCACAGCATCACCCACCTGGGCACAAAGCCGTTCGAGTGTCCTGTGGAAGGTACGTTTTAATATGTTACTTTGAGCTGTAAACTAGCACCACATCCACATTGATGTAGTAATTTTTAGCTATTTAAAGGTAAGTTTTGGTTGCTTATAGACAAGATGAGTGTGTTacagaattaaatattttgtagtttattGCTGTATTTGGGGAGCAGTATATTGGGAGGAACAGACTTCAGAATCAGACCTGGTTTGACTCTTGGCCCTGCAGTGCACTCACTAGATATGTGACTAATCAGTTACCTGTTTGATTTGGTGGTTGTGAGGATTAGGTGAAATAACATGGAAAATGCCAGTTCTGGGCTCTGGCACACATCCTGGACTCAGTCAGTGAACGTTCTTCCCGCTGCGATCACATAGCAGTAAAGCGAGGCTGGCTTTCTTAACATGGTGttggagatttttttcctctaaaatctgaAGGTATGATTCATTCACCAGAAGTCTGCTGTGTGGCTTGGCTGTGCAGACCTCATTCTGGTGCTGCAGAGGCCCTGGGGGGTGGCCGTGCCCGGTCAGTATGGCTGTGAACTCGGGTCCTGGCTCTGCCCTTCCCTGAGTGACCTCGGGCAGACTTCTTTagacttcagtttctttatctggaaACGGAGTTGTTAAAGACTCATTTGTAGCTGAGAATAAGTCCTACAAGGTAATCAATACAATACAGATGATGTAACCAAGACAGCGTTTTCTTCATCAGAGCTTACTTGGGGTATGACAGGTAACCTCAGGGTGCGGTGGGCACAGAGGTGGTCACCCAGACTGTTCCTGGGCTTGGGAgctgaaaagggaggaggagctagcACCTGGGGTGGGGGTAGCAGAAGGCCAGTATGGGGGTTTCTCAGTGCTGCCAGATTAGCAGGCTCCTGAGTGCTTAGGGCAGGCAGGGATGTGATCATACTGAGTTGAGGCTTGGTCTGGATTCCTGGGGAGACGACCCTGGACTGGGATTtgggaacaggaagggagagaaggcatAGATGGAAGAGAGAGGAGTTAGAGTTAACAGTGCTTGCTGAGGGATTTGGAAGGTGGGGGTTATGAAAGATGTTGGAGTCAGCATCTCAGTTCAGAGGGAGACACAGGGCAGGTGGTTAGAGGAAGAGGAGTTCTCATTGGTCATGCTGCATTTTAGGTACCCGTGGGCTTTGCAGGTTCAGATGTTCAGAGGGCAGGGCTCTGTATTGCTGTGGCTTGGTGAGTAGGTAGGCTGGTGTGAGGCAGACAACACACCAGTAATCATTTAAACCGTGGAAATGGATGTAATTCTCAAGGACCAGTGTACAGTTAACCCTTGAATACCATGGGTCTGAGCTACGCGAGCCCACTTACATGCAGTTGTTTTTTCAGTGAACTGCAGTTCAGTTGGCCAGCAtaattcaaacccatgttgtccAAGGGTCATTTCTGTGGTTGGGAATATGCATGGGTTTTCGACTGGGCAGGAAGTCAAGCCCACCTAACCCCTGCATTGTCAGGGTAAACTATAAATCAGAGAGAAGCAGTGCAGTAATTGAGAGTGTTACTGCTAGAGTCACACTGCCTAGAGCCAAATCCCAGGTCTTCCCGTAagtagctctgtgaccttggacaagcagCTCAAGCTTTCTTTGCCTcttctcttcatctgtaaagtggtaaTAAAACCTCCTAGAGCTGTGAGGGTTTGATTAGTTAATGCGtttagttaaggcacatataaacTGTCAGAAAAGGTCACCTGCGGTTGTTGCAGGGACTGTTAACAAAAGAAGGCCTAGGACAACCCTGGGGACTGCCTCAGATTCAGgtgggaaagaagaaggggaCCCTGAGAGGAGCCCGAGAAGGAATATCAGCAGTGACAGAGTTGCTGGACCTGAGGCCAGGAGGAGGGTGTTTGAGTGCCGAGTGCTGAGGTGTGGTGGGCTGGTGCAGATGTGCAGGGGCTCCTCTGGCAGGCAGGCTCCCCAGGTCCCCTGCTTACTGTGTGAGGTGTGGGGTTCAGTGGAGTAGCTGAGGcagagccctgggccctgagagCTGGGCTGAGAGGAGGCTGGAGATGCTTGCACCATTCTTTTCTAGAGGTGGTTGCAGATAATGGAGAGAGGGTGACGGGCAGTGGCTGGTTGATAGTGCTTTTAGGGAGTGACAGTGAAGGCAGGAACTTGGGGGAGGGGTCCCAGAGCCTGCTTTCATTTTGGGTAAGTATTGATAATTCTTGAGCCTGGGTGACTGTACCATTTTTTTTGTAGCTGGTCTAGGAAAAAAACTGTCCTCCATGgaaacaggaggaggagggagaggatggagggcCATCAGTAGCAAGCATGTTTGAAGGAGGACAGGTGCGAGACTGAGGACATTGTGTAACAGGGTGGAGCTTCTCCAGGGCACAGGTGCTGGTGTCTCTGTCCCAGAGCATCTCACAGGGAGTCAGGCTTGGTAGATCCTTGTGTGGTCACTGTGCAGATGGTGCAGGCTGAGCAGATGCCTGTGCAGTTCGGGGCTTGGAGGGGAGCTGTCACAGGGACTCAAGTGGCACCTGGGCGGGGTGGTTTGGTATCAGGGTGGGTTGATATTTATTAGTATCTCTGATTTGTAAAGAACTGACACAAGTCTTATAGATAATGGTGAAATTAGGAAAGAGAGCTGTTAACACATGAAAAATCTGTCATACTTCTGGttatcaaaggaaataaaaattcactGCTGGCAAGAGTGGAGCAGACGGCCCCATTGTGGTTGACCTCTGTCCTAGGGAAAGCAGTGTGATGATAAGTACATTCAGCACCCTGCTC
It encodes the following:
- the ZXDC gene encoding zinc finger protein ZXDC isoform X1 yields the protein MDLPALLGGPTPRGAQQSGDGGPGPLRRGPGPPPSPGPARRRLLLVRNPEDGGSGPWRGEARAAAAAAAGPEPNPPPFEDGGDSFVVLLEVPRGAAAEASGPREAVSGAGATPAGRPEQSSRGAAAAPGPGAALADTVTISSQDLLVRFDHGVFTLAAAQPPPPPGPPPRVPPAQPGEEAASPAEGRRGPPGPGALGYRCPEPHCALSFAKKHQLKVHLLTHGSSQSRRPFKCPLDGCGWAFTTSYKLKRHLQSHDKLRPFGCPVDGCGKKFTTVYNLKAHMKGHEQENLFKCEVCAERFPTQAKLSSHQRSHFEPERPYKCDFPGCEKTFITVSALFSHNRAHFREQELFSCSFPGCNKQYDKACRLKIHLRSHTGERPFICDSDSCGWTFTSMSKLLRHKRKHDDDRRFTCPVEGCGKSFTRAEHLKGHSITHLGTKPFECPVEGCCARFSARSSLYIHSKKHLQDVGAPKSRCPVSSCNRLFSSKHSMKAHVVRQHSRRPDLFPPLGAPSSLALGSELGSPGQSELNNLDLAALFSDAPADGTGAAGASDEALTSGILTIDVNSVSSSLRGSLPSSSTLGPMDPLVLVTHSDVPSSPDSPLVLGTAATVLQQSSFNMDDVQTVSAGALGCLVALPVKTLSQDPQARTSSSSLAADTLTSSSAPLGNTSVPELLTSIKVEPDSPPGSGAARQEEGSRELSPPVFSSPPEKHRPQKDEGLSAGPGSFYLESGGSARTDSRAIQLAKEKKQKGTGNNAGPSGSTQRKMKSGKVSPAHLCASQSSWLYGSLVVPGGDPPGPPPAAAVQCVQDQLLQDDPSSEGVLPLVLSPQPSAFRPLFAILVPTCVHQEVPPAAGGAAGPEDTQHIGIAASLQDPQ
- the ZXDC gene encoding zinc finger protein ZXDC isoform X2, which encodes MDLPALLGGPTPRGAQQSGDGGPGPLRRGPGPPPSPGPARRRLLLVRNPEDGGSGPWRGEARAAAAAAAGPEPNPPPFEDGGDSFVVLLEVPRGAAAEASGPREAVSGAGATPAGRPEQSSRGAAAAPGPGAALADTVTISSQDLLVRFDHGVFTLAAAQPPPPPGPPPRVPPAQPGEEAASPAEGRRGPPGPGALGYRCPEPHCALSFAKKHQLKVHLLTHGSSQSRRPFKCPLDGCGWAFTTSYKLKRHLQSHDKLRPFGCPVDGCGKKFTTVYNLKAHMKGHEQENLFKCEVCAERFPTQAKLSSHQRSHFEPERPYKCDFPGCEKTFITVSALFSHNRAHFREQELFSCSFPGCNKQYDKACRLKIHLRSHTGERPFICDSDSCGWTFTSMSKLLRHKRKHDDDRRFTCPVEGCGKSFTRAEHLKGHSITHLGTKPFECPVEGCCARFSARSSLYIHSKKHLQDVGAPKSRCPVSSCNRLFSSKHSMKAHVVRQHSRRPDLFPPLGAPSSLALGSELGSPGQSELNNLDLAALFSDAPADGTGAAGASDEALTSGILTIDVNSVSSSLRGSLPSSSTLGPMDPLVLVTHSDVPSSPDSPLVLGTAATVLQQSSFNMDDVQTVSAGALGCLVALPVKTLSQDPQARTSSSSLAADTLTSSSAPLGNTSVPELLTSIKVEPDSPPGSGAARQEEGSRELSPPVFSSPPEKHRPQKDEGLSAGPGSFYLESGGSARTDSRAIQLAKEKKQKGTGNNAGKQIIITQKWSTDVEEVAIPEPHACPLVLQHPPTQGTCGRAVAVSFVGNRRLPRI